Proteins found in one Miscanthus floridulus cultivar M001 chromosome 4, ASM1932011v1, whole genome shotgun sequence genomic segment:
- the LOC136548918 gene encoding pentatricopeptide repeat-containing protein At1g73710-like, translating to MIPSAPCPPAAGAGGGAAVTGAGAPIVGSRSSSFTPPPPAASRIHLPRLAPPPSLSSSSTPTGPFPSPASSALQPSDEALSSMSPRQQTSLLSRQRCWRRARDLFSRLLALPGYVPNPVHDAVLLRHLARARRWDVLHRAWLGMVLPPSNPAYAALADALAKAGLARGALLLLCHMRARGVAPDEVSMNTFVRILKDEGRYDDALALFYNWRDGRFEVDFLDLDCITVDSDGPMQFLLADICDDKFAGGGGAPAIEGQERPRKPKLVVTYNTLIDLYGKAGRLKNALDMFLDMPAHGVMPDTYTFNTLINIFGLSGNSTQAEVLFASMVVRGVKPDTKTYNVMMTVFASIGDLERVLKYYCQIGKAGLHPDAVSYRILLQVLCERKMAREAEDVIEGVLNSGSFVHEQSLPIVMKMYVDLGLIDEATAFFERHCRGNGVSSKNFSAIMDAFAEKGLWEEAEHIFCSERGVGNEKDIVEYNVMIKAYGQAKQYGRVSSLLESMEESGVSSDECTYNSLIQMFSVGGFPHRAKKLLGKMKDAGFEPKCETYCAVIRSYSRHCLVPEAIDLFNEMKTSGVEPNVVVYGVLIDMFAETGNVEEALHYSNLLEQSGISPNHIVLTSLIKAYSKFNFWKEAQNLYSRMNDMDGGPDIIASNAMLNLYAKLEMVTEAKEIFDSLRRNSRADAVSYTTMAYLYKSMGLLSESIRITHKLQKSGLLFDCASCNAVMACYGAKGNLRDCAELVHQMVLANIPPDASTFGMIFSLLKNGHVSTKGVLQLESAYNDGKKSAKQAIVAFLFSIAGMHAAALEICEKMLMPQWTMDACAYNVCFKVYASCGKVEKAFGLFMRMRDLGLKPDTSTCIHLATCYGRPGALEGLQTNGFIEYRNNEPIMPSHNTLVSYVETGKNNVAVQLVKK from the coding sequence ATGATTCCCTCTGCCCCCTGCCCtccggccgccggcgccggcggcggtgcCGCCGTCACCGGAGCGGGCGCGCCGATCGTCGGCTCCCGCTCCAGTTCCTTCACTCCTCCTCCCCCCGCCGCCTCCCGTATCCACCTCCCCCGCCTAGCCCCGCCAccttctctctcttcctccaGCACCCCCACCGGCCCCTTCCCCAGCCCCGCCTCCTCCGCCCTCCAGCCCTCCGACGAGGCCCTGTCCTCCATGTCCCCGCGGCAGCAGACCTCCCTCCTCTCGCGGCAGCGCTGCTGGCGCCGCGCCCGGGACCTCTTCAGCCGCCTGCTCGCGCTCCCCGGGTACGTCCCCAACCCCGTCCACGACGCCGTCCTCCTGCGGCACCTAGCTCGCGCGCGCCGGTGGGACGTGCTCCACCGCGCCTGGCTCGGGATGGTCCTCCCGCCCTCCAACCCGGCATACGCAGCCCTCGCCGACGCGCTCGCCAAGGCCGGGTTGGCGCGGGGAGCCCTCCTGCTGCTCTGCCACATGCGGGCCCGGGGCGTTGCGCCTGATGAGGTGTCCATGAACACCTTCGTCCGCATCCTCAAGGACGAGGGCCGCTACGACGACGCGCTCGCTCTCTTCTACAATTGGCGCGACGGCAGGTTCGAGGTCGATTTCCTTGATCTTGACTGCATCACGGTTGATTCGGACGGTCCTATGCAGTTCTTGCTTGCTGACATCTGTGACGACAAatttgctggtggtggtggtgcaccaGCCATTGAGGGACAGGAGCGTCCTAGGAAGCCGAAGCTTGTGGTGACATATAACACGTTGATTGATCTCTATGGGAAAGCTGGGAGGCTGAAGAACGCCCTGGACATGTTTCTGGACATGCCTGCTCATGGGGTTATGCCAGATACATATACGTTCAATACACTAATCAACATATTTGGGTTATCTGGCAATTCAACGCAGGCAGAGGTGCTGTTTGCTAGCATGGTGGTTAGGGGTGTCAAGCCTGATACTAAGACATACAATGTAATGATGACTGTGTTTGCATCAATTGGGGATTTAGAGAGAGTTCTGAAGTACTACTGTCAAATCGGGAAGGCAGGCTTACATCCTGATGCTGTGAGCTATAGGATTTTGCTGCAGGTGCTATGTGAGAGGAAGATGGCACGCGAAGCAGAAGATGTGATTGAAGGGGTTCTCAATTCCGGCAGTTTTGTTCATGAGCAGTCCCTGCCTATTGTCATGAAGATGTATGTTGATCTAGGATTGATTGATGAGGCGACTGCATTCTTTGAGAGGCATTGCCGAGGTAACGGGGTCTCATCCAAGAATTTTAGTGCGATCATGGATGCTTTTGCAGAGAAGGGTCTGTGGGAAGAAGCTGAGCATATCTTCTGCTCTGAAAGAGGAGTTGGGAATGAGAAGGACATTGTGGAATATAATGTGATGATAAAGGCTTATGGTCAGGCAAAGCAGTATGGCAGAGTCTCTTCTCTGCTTGAGAGCATGGAGGAATCTGGTGTTTCATCAGATGAGTGCACATATAATTCTTTGATTCAAATGTTTTCTGTTGGTGGATTTCCGCACAGAGCTAAGAAGCTGTTAGGTAAAATGAAAGATGCAGGATTTGAACCAAAATGTGAGACATACTGTGCCGTCATTAGAAGTTATTCTCGCCATTGCTTGGTACCAGAGGCCATAGATCTGTTCAATGAAATGAAGACCTCAGGTGTTGAGCCGAATGTCGTTGTTTATGGAGTTTTGATTGACATGTTTGCAGAGACAGGGAATGTTGAGGAAGCACTTCACTATAGTAACCTGTTGGAACAATCTGGAATCTCTCCGAACCATATTGTCCTAACATCTCTTATAAAAGCCTACAGCAAATTTAATTTCTGGAAGGAAGCACAGAATTTGTATTCAAGGATGAATGACATGGATGGCGGCCCTGACATCATTGCCTCCAATGCCATGCTAAACCTTTATGCAAAACTTGAGATGGTCACTGAGGCAAAAGAAATCTTTGACAGCTTAAGAAGAAATAGTCGTGCTGATGCTGTTTCATACACTACCATGGCATATCTCTACAAGAGCATGGGCTTGCTTAGTGAGTCAATTAGGATTACACACAAATTACAAAAGTCAGGCTTACTATTTGATTGTGCTTCATGCAATGCTGTTATGGCATGTTATGGGGCTAAGGGCAACCTTAGAGACTGTGCAGAGTTAGTGCATCAAATGGTATTGGCTAACATCCCACCAGATGCGTCAACATTTGGAATGATATTTTCTCTACTGAAAAATGGTCATGTTTCAACAAAAGGAGTTTTACAGCTAGAATCAGCATATAATGATGGCAAGAAGTCTGCCAAGCAAGCTATTGTTGCATTCTTGTTCTCCATAGCTGGCATGCATGCTGCTGCATTAGAGATTTGCGAGAAAATGTTAATGCCACAGTGGACAATGGATGCATGTGCATATAATGTTTGCTTCAAGGTCTATGCTTCCTGTGGGAAGGTGGAAAAAGCTTTCGGTTTATTCATGCGGATGCGTGATCTGGGTCTCAAGCCAGACACATCTACTTGCATCCATTTGGCCACTTGTTATGGGAGACCTGGAGCATTGGAAGGCCTACAGACAAATGGTTTTATTGAATACAGAAATAATGAGCCTATTATGCCCTCGCATAATACACTGGTTTCTTATGTAGAGACTGGAAAAAATAATGTTGCAGTTCAGTTAGTCAAGAAATGA